Sequence from the Nocardia brasiliensis genome:
GCACCGTGAAGGTGTCCGGCCTGCCCACCACGTCCAGATCGTGGATGCGGCCGCGATGTTCGCGCAGCCGCAGTCCCTCGGCGAGGAAGAAGAAGTCGAACAGTCCGCGTTCGGCGGTGCGCGCCAGGTGCACGAACGAGTCGAACTCGACCTGGCTCTTCGACGCCGGATCGGCCCATACCGTGGTGTTGTTGACGCCGGGGAAGTGCGCCGCCAAGTGAATGAGCTTGCGAGGTTTGCCGGTCACGAGGCCATCCCTTCGACCGTGCCGGTGGCGTGCGCGCGCCGGCGCCGCGCCGGCGGGCACGGACGCGGCACACAGGCCGTGGCAGCGGGTGAGCTCATGCGCAAGCCCCTTCCTTCTCGGTGTAACGGCTGACGGGACGGGACAATCCGAGTCGAGCTCGTAATGTGGTGGAGGACACAGCGGGACGGCCGAGCGCGGCGAGCCGCCGCACGGTCGCGGGCAGCGCCAAGGGACGCAGCACGACGCCGTCGGCCGCCGCGGAATCGCGCACGGCGTCGAGCAATTCGCGCAGCGTGGCCGCGGTGCCGACGTGCGGTACGCCGGTCGTGGGCGGTGGCGCGCTCCACCGATCCAGTTCGGCGACCTCGGCGTGCGCCGTGGCCGCGGAGTCCGCGAGGTGCACGTCGAGGTCGAGCAGCACCCGCACCTTGTCGGGGTCGCGATCGGCCGCCCGCAGCGCTGTGCGCAACGCGGTGCGGTGCGCCCGCGCGTCGTCCAGGTCGGCGGCGCCGATCCGGATCAGGTCGGCCCGCCGCACCGCGACACCGGTGCTCGCGTCGTCGTCGGCGCGCACCGCGACGATCGACTGTCCCTGCGGGGAGCGCGGCGTGATCGACGGCCCCTTCACCGCGAAGTTGTCGCCGGCGAAGTCGATGTAGTGCAGCTTGTTCCGGTCGATGAAGCGGCCGGTGGGCACGTCGCGGATCTCCGCGTCGTCCTCCCAGCTGTCCCACAGCCGGGTGACCACCTCGATCGCCTCATCCGCCTCGTGCCACAGCGACGCCGCGTCCTGGGCCTGCTTGCGCCCGAAAGCCTGGGCCTGCTCCGGTCCTTCGGAGACGGTGACCTCCCAGCCCGCCCGGCCCAGGGTGGCGAAATCCAGGCTCTGGATGGCCTTGGCCAGATGGAACGGCTCGGTGTGCGTCACCGGCGCCTGCGGCAGCAGGCCGAGGTGCCGTGAGGTCGCGGCGACCCGTGCCGCGGTCGCCACCGCGTCGAGCCTGCCCCGGGTGACGCCGGGGCCGCCGGGTTGCAGGCCGAACGAGTCGGGCAGGAAAACCGCGTCGGCACCGGCCTTTTCGATCGCCGCCACCACGTCGACCCAGAACGCGCCGGTGAACAGGTCCTCGGCCCGCGAGTCCGGTCGCCGCCACGCGGCCGGGTGCGCACCGGGGCCCGCGAGTTCCACGGCCAGGAAGAAATCGGATGCGGCCATCAGTAGGGTGCCTTCCAGTCGATGCACTGCCGCGCGGCGGGATGGGTGCCCGCACAGCCGATGTCGGGGGCGAAGAAGAACGCGTGCTGCCACAGCTCGGTGGCGGCAGACGGGCGCGGTGCCCGAAATCGGCTGCGCCACCAGCGCTTCACCGGATCACCCGGTGATCGGGGTTCGGGTCTGCTGCGGCAGTGCGGCCGGGTCTCGGTGCGGACGAGTATCCGGCTGTGGCGGTAGGTCGAACCCGGCATCAGAGGCGTCCTTTCGCGAGTGCGGGAGTGGGAATGGCGGACAACAGTTCCCGCGTGTATTCGTGTTGCGGGTGGTCGAAAATCGCGGCCGTCGGCCCGGATTCGACGATCCGTCCGTGCCGCATCACCGCGACGTGGTCGCTGATCCGGCGCACCACCGCCAGATCGTGGGAGATGAACAGATAGCTCAGTGCCAGCTCGGCCTGCAGCCGGTCGAGCAACTCCAAGATCTGCGCCTGCACCGAGGCGTCCAGCGCCGAGACGGGCTCGTCGAGTACGAGCAGCTCGGGATGCAGCGCCAGCGCGCGGGCGATGGCGACACGCTGGCGCTGCCCGCCGGACAGCTCGGCGGGCCTGCGCTGAGCGAAGCCGGTCGGCAGCGCCACCTGGCCGAGCAACTCGCGGACCCGTGCCTGGCGCGCGGCGCGGTCGCCGACACCGTAGGCCCGCAATGGCTCCTCGATGATTGTGCCCACCCGCCAGCGCGGATCCAGCGAGGCGTACGGGTTCTGGTACACCACCTGGAACCGCTTGCGCAGTGCGCGCAGCCGGGTGCCGCGCAGCCGGGTGAGCTCGTGCCCGTCGAAGGTGACCCGGCCGCGGTCGGGATCGGTGAGCCGCAGCGCGATCCGCGCGGTGGTCGACTTGCCCGAGCCGGATTCGCCGACCAGCGAGAGGGTTTCGCCGCGGCCCAGTTCGAATCCCACCCCGGCGACCGCGGTCACCGCGCCGCCTGCCTGCGCGCGAAAACTCTTGTGCACCTCGCGCAGTGCGAGCAGCGGTGCGCCCTCGCGCGGTTTGGCAGGCCGGTACGCGCGCGGCGCTGCCAGGCTCGGCGCGGCGGCGAGCAGCCGCTTCGTGTACGGGTGTCGCGGTGCGTCGAGCACCGTCGCGGTCGGCCCGCTCTCTACGATCTCGCCGCCGTTGAGCACAACGAGCCGATCCGCGCGTTCCGCGGCGACGGCCAGATCGTGGGTGATCAGCAGCACCGCGGTGCCCCGTGCGGCGATCTGCGCGGCCAGCTGATCGAGCACCCGGCGCGCCACCGTGGCGTCCAGCGCGCTCGTCGGCTCGTCCGCGATCACCAGCTCCGGCGCGCAGGCCAGCGCGGCCGCGATGAGCACCCGCTGGCGCTGCCCGCCGGACAGCTCGTGCGGATACTGCACCTCGCGCAGTTCCGGGCGGTCCAACCCGGCCTCGGCCAGCAGCTCGACCGCGCGGGCGCGGGCGCCGCGCCGGTCGGCCAGCCGGTGGACCACCAGGGCCTCGGCCACCTGATCGCCGACCCGGCGCACCGGATTCAGCGACAGCCCGGGATCCTGTGGCACGAAACCGATCCTGGCGCCGCGCAGGCGCCGCAGCGCCTGTTCCGAACGCAGGTCGACGACCTGTCCGTCGAAGCCGACCGTGCCGCCGGTGATCTCGGCATTCGCCCCGAGCAGCCCGATCACCGCCTGCGCGAGAGTGGACTTGCCCGAGCCGGATTCACCGACCAGGGCCACCACCTCGCCGCGTGCCACGTCCAGCGAGACACCGGCCAGCGCGGTCACCGCGCCGGTGTCGGTGCGGTACCGGACTCGCAGATCGCGTACTCGCAGCAGCGGATCCGCGTCCCGCCCTTCGGATTCGGTGCCCGGTGCTGGGGTGGTCATGAGCTATTCGTTCCTTCCTGCCGCGCGTCCAAGGCGCTGCGCGGCGAGCACCACCGCGACGATGACCAGGCCGGGCAGCGTGGTCATCCACCACGCGGTGGCGAGGTAGTTGCGGCCCTCCGCGATCAGCGAGCCCCATTCCGGGGTTGGCGGTTTCGCGCCGTAACCGAGGAAGCTCAGCGCCGAGACCGCGAGCACGGCCATGCCGAACTCGACCGCGGCCAGCGCGAGCACCGGCTGGTAGGAGTTGGGCAGCACGTGGCGCAGCAGCACGGTGTGCCATCGGGCTCCGCCCGCCCGCGCGGCCTCGACGAACGGTGCCTGCCGCACTCGCAGCACCTCGGAGCGCATCACCCTGGCGAAGTTGGCGACGAGCGAAACACCCACCGCGATCGCCACATTGCGGGTGCCGAAGCCGAGCGCGGTGACCAGCGCCAGCGACAGCAGCAGCGACGGAATCGAGAGCAGCACATCGACCACGCGCATGACGACGGTGTCGAGCACACCGCCCGCGGCGCCGGAGAGCAGGCCGAGGATCGACCCGGCGACCAGGGCGATGCCCACCGCGGCCAGCGTCGCGGTGAGGGAGAGCCCGGCGCCGTGCACCATCCGCGTGTACAGGTCGCGGCCGAGATTGTCGGTGCCGAACCAGTGCTGCGCGCTGGGTGGCTGGAACTTCTGCGCGGGTACTCCGGTCAGCGGGTCGCCGCCGGCGAACACCGAGGGCAACAGTGCCCAACCGATCGCGAGCAGCGCGACCGCGCCCGAGAGCAGCAGTACCGCGTTGGCACGCAACCACTTCCAGCGCAGCGTGGGTCGGCGCAGCCGGGGGAGTACGGCGCGGCGGCCCTCCTCGATGACGTCAACCACGGCTCGCGACCCCCTCCGCGGTCTCCGTGGCGCGCCGCGGCGCCGCGTTCGGCTCGGCCGCCCGCCTCGATCGGGTGGCGATCCGCGGGTCGAGCACTGGATACAACAGGTCGACCGCGAGATTCACGGTGACGAAGACCGTCGAGGTGAGCAGCACGATGCCCTGCACCACCGGAATGTCCTGGGCCAGTACCGCGGTCTGGGTGAGCCGCCCCACGCCCTGGCGGGCGAAGACGGTCTCCACCACCACCGAGCCGGCCAGCATGTTGCCGACCAGCACGCCCGCGATGGTGAAGGTGGGCACGCTGGCCGGGCGCAACACGTGCTTGCGCTGGACCCACCAGCGCGAACCGCCCTTGGCCAGCGCCACATCGACGAACGGTTGCCGCCAGGTCGACCGGAGCCCGGCCGAGAGCACCTGGGCGAGCACCGCGCCGATCGGCAGGCCGAGGGTGAGCGCGGGCAGGATGGTGCTGGCGATCCCGTGGCCGCCGAACGCGGGCACCCAGCGCAGCTGGAACGAGAACAGCTGCAGCAGCAGCAAGCCGGTCCAGAAGGTCGGCACCGAGACACCGACCGACGGCAGCGCGCCGAGCGCGCTGCGCAACCACGGCCGCCGGGTGTACGCGGCGGCGATGGCCAGCGCCACGCCGCCGACGGTCGCGAAAAGCAGGGCGAGCCCGGCCAATTCGAGCGTCGCGGGCAGCGCGTCGCCGATCGCGCCGGTGACCGGTTGGCCGGTCACGATGGAATGCCCGAGGTCGCCGCGCACGGCATGGCCGAGCGCGGTCCAATACTGCTCCCACAGCGGGCGATCCAGCCCGTAGCGGGCCTGTAGTTCGGCGATCGCGGCCTTGTCCACCGGGGTTCCCGCGCCCGCGCCGTCGGCCGCGATCGAGACCGGGTCGGCGGGCAGCAGGTACAGCACAACGAACGAGATGGTGAACGCGGCCCAGAGCACCCAGATCGCCTGTAGCACCCGCGAAGCCAGATAGCGCGTCATCGCTATCGCCCGCTCAGCCAGGTGTCGAAGAACTGCAGGCGGGCCGAGGCCTCGAACCTCAGATCGTGGGTGGTCGCGCCCGCGCCGATCGCCTGGGACAGCTCGACCGTCGGAATCAACAGTCCCGCGTCGAGTACCTGCTGCTGCGCAGTGCCGATGAGTGCGGTGCGGGCCGCGGTGTCAGCGGTGCTCAGCTGGCCGTTGAGCGCCTCGTCCAGCGCCGGAATCGGCTCGCGCACATTGAGATTGCGGCCGTCGAGGCCGAACGAGGTGCGCAGGATGTCGCCGTCGGCGCGGGTGGTGTTGCCGTAGCTGGTGTCGAAGTCCTTCCTGCCCTGCCTGGCCGTGGTCTCGGCGATCGACACCAGGTCCAGCTTCAGTTCCACCCCGACCTGCCGCAGCTGCTGCTGCACCAGCTCGATGATCGCCTGGTTGCCCGCGAACACCTGGCTGAAGAGCACCGAGAACGACAGGCGCTCACCGCTTTTCACCCGGATGCCGTCACCGCCGCGCACCCAGCCTGCCTGCTCGAGCAGCGCCTCGGCCTTCGCCGGGTCGTAGGCCAGCCGGGCCGAGAAGTCCCGGTAGCCGGGTGTGCTGCTGGCCAGCACGCTGGTCGCGGGCTTGAACTGCGGCCCGAGCACGGTGTCCACCAACTGCTTGCGGTCGATCGCGGGCAGCAGGGCCTGCCGCACCACCGGATCACGCAGCGGTCCGCGGGTCACGTTGGGCTGGAAACCGAACGGCACACCGGGATTCGCGGTGCTGAGCACCCGACCGCCCGCCGCCTCGAGCTGGGGCGCGTCCTGGGGGAGCGCGTCGCTGATCGCGTCCAGCTGTCCGGAGGCGAGACTGCCGGTGCGCACGCCGGATTCGGGCACCACGGTGAACTCGATCTTGTCCAGGTACGCCTCGCCGCGATGGCCGAACACCGCCGAACCCCACTGGTAGCCGGTGCGTTTGCTCAACGTCGCGGAGGCGTCCTGCCGGTAGTTCGTGTAGACGAAGGGGCCGCTGCCGATGTTGTCGCCCAGGCACCGCTGCTCGGCAGGCTTGCTGGTGGTGGCCGCGGCGAGGATGCCGAGCTGGGTGGTCGAGGAGGCCTGCAGGAACTGCGCGTTCGGCTTGCTGAACTCGACCCGCGCGGTCAGCCGGTCCACCGCCGTCGTGCCCGCGTAATTGGTCAAATAGCTGCCCGCCAGCGGTGCTTTGGCGGCGCCGAGCGCGAGCACCGAGTCGAAGGTCTGCTTGACCGAGTCCGCGGTGAGCGGGGTGCCGTCGCTGAAGCTGACGCCGTCGGTCAGGTGGAAGGTGAACACTTTCGCGTCGGGGCTGACCTCCCAGCTCTGCGCCAGCCACGGCTTGAGCTCGCCGGTCGCCGGGTCCTGGTCGGTCAGCGAGTCGACGATCTGCCTTGTCACATACAGGGTTTGGTTGGTGCCCGCCTGTGCGGGATCCGAGCAGGTCGGTGCCTGCGACAGGCCGTAGCGCAGGGTGCCGCCCGGCCGCGGCGGACCGGCGTCGGCGCCGAGCGCGGCCGAATCGGTGCCGCAGGCGGCCAGCGTCGTCGCCGCGGCCACGGCGGCTGCGAGCGCGACGATGCGGTGGCGGGGTCGGATCACGGGGTAACTCCAGAGGTATCGGTGCGGACGAGGACGTCGCGGGGGTCTAAGTCGGTGGTGCCCGCGCCGGTGGCCAAGGGGCGGCTGGGAATTCGACGGCGCAGCTCCGGCGCCACCTCGGTCTGGAACAGCGCGAGACTGTCCAGGTAGTCGATCTCGGGGCGGCCGTCGCGTTCGGCCGACAGGTGGATCACCTCGTGGCCGAACTGCTCGTGCTGCCTGCCCACCTTGTCGAGCACCTGTTCCGGGCTGCCGACCAGCGCCGAACTGCGGTCGAGGAAGTCGTCGACGGTCTCGAACACAATCGGCAGACCGTGCCTGCGCGCCAACGCGAGTCGCGCCTCGAAGATCGGGCGGTAGACGTCCCTGGCCTGCTGCGACGTGCGCGCCACATGGAATCCCGCGGTGCCGGCGCCGACCAGCGCGTCGGCCGGGTCGTGCCCGTGGAAGGCCCAGCGCTCCCGATAGTGACGCACCAGCTCCGCGTACGGTTCGATCGAGTAGGTCACGTTGGCCGAGAACAGCGGATCGCCGTTGCGCGCGGCGAGTTCCAC
This genomic interval carries:
- a CDS encoding LLM class flavin-dependent oxidoreductase: MAASDFFLAVELAGPGAHPAAWRRPDSRAEDLFTGAFWVDVVAAIEKAGADAVFLPDSFGLQPGGPGVTRGRLDAVATAARVAATSRHLGLLPQAPVTHTEPFHLAKAIQSLDFATLGRAGWEVTVSEGPEQAQAFGRKQAQDAASLWHEADEAIEVVTRLWDSWEDDAEIRDVPTGRFIDRNKLHYIDFAGDNFAVKGPSITPRSPQGQSIVAVRADDDASTGVAVRRADLIRIGAADLDDARAHRTALRTALRAADRDPDKVRVLLDLDVHLADSAATAHAEVAELDRWSAPPPTTGVPHVGTAATLRELLDAVRDSAAADGVVLRPLALPATVRRLAALGRPAVSSTTLRARLGLSRPVSRYTEKEGACA
- a CDS encoding dipeptide ABC transporter ATP-binding protein, with translation MTTPAPGTESEGRDADPLLRVRDLRVRYRTDTGAVTALAGVSLDVARGEVVALVGESGSGKSTLAQAVIGLLGANAEITGGTVGFDGQVVDLRSEQALRRLRGARIGFVPQDPGLSLNPVRRVGDQVAEALVVHRLADRRGARARAVELLAEAGLDRPELREVQYPHELSGGQRQRVLIAAALACAPELVIADEPTSALDATVARRVLDQLAAQIAARGTAVLLITHDLAVAAERADRLVVLNGGEIVESGPTATVLDAPRHPYTKRLLAAAPSLAAPRAYRPAKPREGAPLLALREVHKSFRAQAGGAVTAVAGVGFELGRGETLSLVGESGSGKSTTARIALRLTDPDRGRVTFDGHELTRLRGTRLRALRKRFQVVYQNPYASLDPRWRVGTIIEEPLRAYGVGDRAARQARVRELLGQVALPTGFAQRRPAELSGGQRQRVAIARALALHPELLVLDEPVSALDASVQAQILELLDRLQAELALSYLFISHDLAVVRRISDHVAVMRHGRIVESGPTAAIFDHPQHEYTRELLSAIPTPALAKGRL
- a CDS encoding LLM class flavin-dependent oxidoreductase, translated to MKFLLFTLVTRVPDPTTGRLPGTRERLLNVVEQAKLAEDLGYDGFAVGERHEDPFLSAAPPVILSHLAAVTSRITLFTAVTTLSLLDPVRAFEDYSTLDNLCGGRLELIIGKGNGTAQAELFHVTTEDQWDRNREGYELFRALWDSESVTWSGRFRPELNDAKALPRPWQPRIRIWHGSATSRDSVELAARNGDPLFSANVTYSIEPYAELVRHYRERWAFHGHDPADALVGAGTAGFHVARTSQQARDVYRPIFEARLALARRHGLPIVFETVDDFLDRSSALVGSPEQVLDKVGRQHEQFGHEVIHLSAERDGRPEIDYLDSLALFQTEVAPELRRRIPSRPLATGAGTTDLDPRDVLVRTDTSGVTP
- a CDS encoding ABC transporter substrate-binding protein gives rise to the protein MIRPRHRIVALAAAVAAATTLAACGTDSAALGADAGPPRPGGTLRYGLSQAPTCSDPAQAGTNQTLYVTRQIVDSLTDQDPATGELKPWLAQSWEVSPDAKVFTFHLTDGVSFSDGTPLTADSVKQTFDSVLALGAAKAPLAGSYLTNYAGTTAVDRLTARVEFSKPNAQFLQASSTTQLGILAAATTSKPAEQRCLGDNIGSGPFVYTNYRQDASATLSKRTGYQWGSAVFGHRGEAYLDKIEFTVVPESGVRTGSLASGQLDAISDALPQDAPQLEAAGGRVLSTANPGVPFGFQPNVTRGPLRDPVVRQALLPAIDRKQLVDTVLGPQFKPATSVLASSTPGYRDFSARLAYDPAKAEALLEQAGWVRGGDGIRVKSGERLSFSVLFSQVFAGNQAIIELVQQQLRQVGVELKLDLVSIAETTARQGRKDFDTSYGNTTRADGDILRTSFGLDGRNLNVREPIPALDEALNGQLSTADTAARTALIGTAQQQVLDAGLLIPTVELSQAIGAGATTHDLRFEASARLQFFDTWLSGR
- a CDS encoding ABC transporter permease: MRWKWLRANAVLLLSGAVALLAIGWALLPSVFAGGDPLTGVPAQKFQPPSAQHWFGTDNLGRDLYTRMVHGAGLSLTATLAAVGIALVAGSILGLLSGAAGGVLDTVVMRVVDVLLSIPSLLLSLALVTALGFGTRNVAIAVGVSLVANFARVMRSEVLRVRQAPFVEAARAGGARWHTVLLRHVLPNSYQPVLALAAVEFGMAVLAVSALSFLGYGAKPPTPEWGSLIAEGRNYLATAWWMTTLPGLVIVAVVLAAQRLGRAAGRNE
- a CDS encoding ABC transporter permease, with translation MTRYLASRVLQAIWVLWAAFTISFVVLYLLPADPVSIAADGAGAGTPVDKAAIAELQARYGLDRPLWEQYWTALGHAVRGDLGHSIVTGQPVTGAIGDALPATLELAGLALLFATVGGVALAIAAAYTRRPWLRSALGALPSVGVSVPTFWTGLLLLQLFSFQLRWVPAFGGHGIASTILPALTLGLPIGAVLAQVLSAGLRSTWRQPFVDVALAKGGSRWWVQRKHVLRPASVPTFTIAGVLVGNMLAGSVVVETVFARQGVGRLTQTAVLAQDIPVVQGIVLLTSTVFVTVNLAVDLLYPVLDPRIATRSRRAAEPNAAPRRATETAEGVASRG